TGCAGCGTACAAGAAcaagtatgtatgtatatttttataccagaTAATGTatctaatgattttatattatacatttaaatacaactaAGGTTATTCAGATATTGGACGACTCGAAGTGGGAACCGAAACACCAGTAGACAAGTCCAAAAGTATCAAATCCATGTTAATGTGTTTATTTGACAACTGTAACAATGTCGAAGGAGTAGATTCGACCAATGCTTGTTATGGGGGCACCGCTGCCCTTTTCAACTCAATAGCATGGTTGGAGTCCAGTGCTTGGGATTGTATataccaaatatataataaaggaatttgaatttattaatcattactaTCATTGAATCATGGGTCAAGACTGAATTTGCATACTTATTAAGAAAGgacatttatttaatgttgttataatttaagaGTAGTTAAACAGCAGTAAATAAgaaacaaatttaaagttttgttttgttattaacaCCAAGAATAAtttgaatctaaaaaaattataattaaaaataataaatgattagaAATCAGTTATGAGGTTTtcattaatgttatattgtgtTGTCTATATGGTACTTATAACattaacatacaaattaaacacTGTTTGATGATCTCAAAAgcttacattttaatgttttattaagcgttatattatttacaatattaggATGACAGGGTTGAATCCTATGCAAAACATAAGCGGAAGCATGTTTGTATGATGGAACGAGATTTAGGGCAGAAGACGATCACCAGAATTACAgcattaaaataatgttctaCAAAAGAGAAGTATCTGTTGATGTTGACCCAGATTTAgaagttgttaataatatagaaggtctgaatacaacaaaataattttaaaacattacatttaagtacataaaatatttatgataaatatacaattacccaaaacatattttaagtattcGATTTCTACGACTGTATACTGAAGTAGTTCTTACAGGAATTATACCAATGTATACTGTATGGTTAAGAGGATCAAAAGTAGAACTAACAGCAATGTATCTTCCTCTTTCCCCTTTTGTTACATCTCCATCAGCAAACactgcaaaataatataagttaatacatacattaatacaattatagaaaaataccAACTGATTTGGTGTTGATATTGACTATAATcttgaatttttgttattgtttctCCAACAAACCTTTTTTTAGAGTATTTTCTCAATTGCCATACGGTAATGATGTGAGGAAAGTgacttaaaatagtttaatccttcttaattaactaataataattttcataatatttagttacataTTGAATTCATTTGCTGGTATTCAAATTGTCCCATTTATATTCTCAaagtgtgtattatattttttccactAACTATCGATTGGGATGTATATAATAGGAACATTGTTGATATCCAGTAACTTGATATCCATTCAGCTTTTAGACAGCTTATTGTAAATTTCACAACAAATATTACTACGATTTAActagtaattataaaatgcaataattaaCGTTTATGAagtcatttaatatttacatatagcTTAATGAAGAGTAAAAAgtaatccaaaaaataaaaaatatccaataaACATGGAAGATAtcattttttcttcaatattatatgatatattccCTTTCGTACCTTTAGTAGCAGAATTGTATACTAATTATGGGAAGTCAATTTTTGTGTATCCAGTTCAACCAATtgaagtttaatattaaaattttaaaaaaactaacattaaattacatattttcattaatctttAGAATTTAATACGTATAGATATGCCTTTATACTATAgccagtataggtatatacagagTGCAATATTAGAATGacctgataaataaaaataaaaattggcaCTAATATtacgtatgaaaaatattatgaaaattatatattatataataaataatttaagaactaTAAAATGTCAGGTAATtcctaaaactattattttgaataaagttattatgtttcaaattaatacactaaaaaaaaaatttgattttaaaagaatttaaaaaatgtacttctagacacaaataaacatttttctattgcattgttaaaaattagatttaggtacaaattgaatattttgaatttttccatttatattatataattaaattatacattagtattaaataattaaaaattaaaattgttataatgtacTTGTAACGCGAGCATatctttcaattatatatatatctaaaaatTACGCATACAACGAGTTTATGTGCAATGCACTTCAAAACCATTCAACCAAATTTCTCtaaataactctaaaacaaatgaccgtaaatacatgacattttaactgaatatttataatagcattttctatactccataaaattttcaaaatattttgacttgtgtccaatttttttttctttcataaatgtcaataaagttttatttgatAGGTCAAAAAGCTTTACTACTGCCAAAGCTTTACCGgctactatattaataataagaatataaatataatataaaatattttaggctGACAAACCGACTCCGCTATGTAAGAGTAACTGATGAATTActtcaatgaaattattaatatttacaattaatgtatttttaaaatttggctTAAACTTCCGAAAATTCACTTtttgactattttattttctatataatgcAGGTGAACTAGTATGATACGCACCATTATAAATATAGGATCCactgtttgttaaaaaaaattgataattccACTTtgcataattttacaatatccTTTTTgctctgaaaaaaataattttatgtaactttattaaatatattattttacaattttataaaaaaaaaagttaacttgAATAGTTTTATACAGTCAATTAATTGTCACAATTTCTTTTCAGTAGGTATTATACACAGAAATTATTGCAcagttaaatacaataaaaccaACATTATAGTTAAATGGTAggcttaagaggacgctacccatgcATCTGTTGTCACCATCCTACACGGGTATGGATGTGACATACCAAGTTTTTGTTCACTAGATTCAATAGTGTGcttgttagttttgatattagagggaattgacctattatccaACTTTCAGGAAAGAACATTATCTAAGCTTAAGCTTagacttttatttaatattttaattttcaagcgagatattagcatttttaatttgtgatattttacaTACCCAAATcatgcttgaaaattaaaatatcaaaaaacattGCCAACGCTTAAGCATAGACAATTTTCTTACCAgatagtttgataataggtcaattctctccaatatcaaaataaacagcTCACTCTTCAAACAAGTAAacacaaaatttttattttgtgcgtTGGTAAGACAAGGATAACAAACGC
This genomic window from Metopolophium dirhodum isolate CAU chromosome 1, ASM1992520v1, whole genome shotgun sequence contains:
- the LOC132934447 gene encoding hydroxymethylglutaryl-CoA synthase 1-like, whose amino-acid sequence is MDNTQGKWPDHVGILALEIVVPSTYVNQTDLEVHGGVSKGKYTIGLGQERMAFCSDCEYVVSLCLTAVSLLMQRTRTSYSDIGRLEVGTETPVDKSKSIKSMLMCLFDNCNNVEGVDSTNACYGGTAALFNSIAWLESSAWDCIYQIYNKGI